Within the Kineosporia corallincola genome, the region GGCCGGCCGTGTCACAGCTGACGATCCCGAACCCGGGCGCCACTCAGGTGGCGCTCCGGACCGGCCGCCGTCGGACGGTGCGCAACAATCGCATGGTTTCGCTGCGCTCCAGCCTTCCGACCGGCCTGGTGACGCTGCGGCACGATGTTCCGGAATACCTCCCCGAGTTCCTCGAGCCCGAGGTTCTCGCAGAAGCAACTACGCCGCAGGTCGACGCCTCCGAGAAGGTCGCCGAAACCGCGGTGGGAAAGGGCGGACAAGCCCAATGGTGATGACCGATCCGATCGCGGACATGCTGACCCGCGTCCGGAACGCGAACTCCGCGTACCACGACCAGACTCAGATGCCTTACAGCAAGCTCAAGCAGAAGGTTGCTGAGCTGCTCCAGGCCGAGGGCTACATCTCCAGCTGGGAGGTCGCGGATGCCGAAGTCGGCAAGACGCTGACCGTCAAGCTGAAGTTCGGCCCCAACCGGGAGCGCTCGATCGCCGGTCTCCGGCGCATCAGCAAGCCCGGTCTGCGGGTCTACGCGAAGTCGACGAACCTGCCCCGCGTCCTCGGCGGACTCGGCGTGGCGATCCTCTCGACGTCCTCCGGTCTCATGACCGACAAGCAGGCCAAGCAGAAGGGCGTGGGTGGGGAAGTCCTCGCCTACGTCTGGTAACGGGAAGGGAGAGAGAGCATGTCCCGAATTGGACGACTGCCGATCACCGTTCCCGCCGGCGTCGACGTGACCCTCGATGGTGCTGACGTGACCGTGAAGGGCCCGAAGGGCACCCTCACGCACACCGTCGCCGCCCCGATCACCGTCGCCCGCGAGGACGACGGCACGGTCAAGGTCACGCGCCCGGACGACGAGCGTACGTCGCGCGCACTGCACGGCCTCACCCGCACCCTGATCGCCAACATGGTGACCGGTGTGACGGATGGCTATGTCAAGAAGCTCGAGATCGTCGGCACCGGTTACCGCGTGCAGGCGAAGGGCTCCAACCTGGAGTTCGCTCTCGGCTACAGCCACTCGATCACGATCGAGCCGCCGGCCGGCATCACCTTCGCGGTGGAGGGCCCGACCAAGTTCTCGGTCTCGGGCATCGACAAGCAGGCTGTCGGCGAGGTTGCTGCCAACCTCCGCAGCCTGCGCAAGCCCGACCCGTACAAGGGCAAGGGTGTCCGCTACGCCGACGAAGTGATCAAGCGCAAGGTCGGAAAGGCGGGCAAGAAGTAATGGCTATCGGTGTGAAGCGCAGCGGTGGTGGCTCGGTCCGCAACAAGCAGGCCGCCCGTACCCGCCGCCACCTGCGAGTGCGCAAGCAGCTGCGGGGCTCGACCGAGCGCCCGCGTCTGGTCGTGAAGCGTTCCGCCCGGCACGTTTTCGTGCAGATCGTGGACGACACGGTGGGCAAGACCCTGGCTTCGGCCTCCACCCTGGAGGCGGACCTGCGAGCCCTGGACGGCGACAAGACCGCCAAGGCCCGCAAGGTCGGCGAGCTGGTGGGAGAGCGTGCCAAGGCCGCCGGTGTGAGCGCTGTGGTCTTCGACCGCGGCGGGAACAAGTACCACGGTCGCGTCGCCGCCATTGCGGACGGCGCCCGTGAAGCCGGCCTGGTCCTGTAACCCATGCGCACGCTGACCTTTACGAAGCGAGAGAGAAGGAACGTCTGATGGCTGGACCTCAGCGTCGCGGGCCCGGGGGTAACAACAACTCCGGCGGGCCGAACAGCGGCGGCGAGAACAGCGGCGGCGGCGGTCGCCGGGGCGGCCGCGACCGCGACAACCGCGGGGGTCGTGACGGCGGCCAGGACAAGAACCAGTTCGTCGAGCGCGTCGTCACGATCAACCGGGTCGCCAAGGTCGTGAAGGGTGGTCGTCGCTTCAGCTTCACCGCCCTGGTCGTGGTCGGTGACGGCGACGGCACCGTGGGCGTCGGTTACGGCAAGGCCAAGGAAGTTCCCGCGGCCATCGCCAAGGGTGTCGAAGAGGCGAAGAAGGCCTTCTTCAAGGTTCCCCGCATCCAGGGCACCATCCCGCACCCGAGCCAGGGTGAGGAGGCGGCCGGCGTCGTCCTGCTGCGCCCGGCGTCCCCGGGTACCGGCGTCATCGCCGGTGGTCCGGTGCGCGCCGTGCTGGAGTGCGCCGGTATCCACGACGTGCTGAGCAAGTCGCTCGGCTCGGACAACGCGATCAACGTCGTGCACGCGACCGTTGCCGCGCTGCGTGGCCTGGAGCGTCCGGAAGAGGTTGCGGCCCGTCGTGGTCTGCCCCTCGAGGACGTCGCCCCGGTCGCTCTGCTGCGCGCCCGGGCGGCGGGGGTGGCCGGCTGATGGCTCAGATCAAGGTCACCCAGGTCAAGTCGAAGATCGGTGGCAAGCAGAACCAGCGCGACTCGCTGCGTTCGCTCGGCCTGAAGCGGATCGGCGACACCGTCGTCAAGGAGGACCGTCCCGAGATCCGCGGGATGGTCAACACGGTGCGGCATCTCGTCACCGTCGAGGAGGTGGACTGAGATGGCAGAAGGCCAGCGCGAGCACGCGCTGAAGGTGCATCACCTGCGTCCTGCCCCCGGTGCCAAGACCGCCAAGACCCGCGTGGGTCGTGGTGAAGGCAGCAAGGGTAAGACGGCGGGCCGCGGTACCAAGGGTACGAAGGCTCGTTACCAGGTTCCGGCCCGGTTCGAGGGTGGGCAGATGCCGCTGCACATGCGGCTGCCCAAGCTCCGTGGCTTCAAGAACCCGTTCCGGACCGAGTACCAGGTCGTCAACCTGGACAAGCTCGGCAGCCTGTTCCCCGACGGCGGCAGCGTCACCGTCGCGGACCTGGTCGCCAAGGGCGCGGTCCGTGAGGGCCACCTGGTCAAGGTCCTCGGCGACGGCGAGATCTCGGTCGCGCTCAACGTGAGCGCGAACAAGTTCTCCGCCAGCGCCAAGGAGAAGCTGGCCGCGGCCGGCGGCAGCGCCACCGAGCTGTAAGAACCAGCTCACCAGGCACGATCCAAAACACCCCGGCGACTCGCGAAAAACGCGGGTCGCCGGGGTGTTAAGGTCACCCGACCGGCGTCTTGCGGACCGGCCCCCGGCCGCGTCCCTGCGCACCCATACGGCCCATCCACGGCCCGTCACGACGAGCTGCCCTGCATGGGGCGGCGCGCAGGAGGTTTTGCGTGCTCACCGCGTTCTTCCGGGCGTTTCGCACCCCCGATCTGCGGCGCAAGATCTTCTTCACCGTAGCGATCATGGCGCTCTTCCGGTTCGGCTCCTACATCCCCACCCCGGGGATCGACTACGCCGCGGTCCAGCGCTGTATCGATCTCTCCAGCAACAGTGACTCGACCGGCCTCTACGCGCTGGTCAACCTGTTCAGCGGCGGTGCGTTGCTCCAGCTGTCGATCTTCGCGCTGGGGATCATGCCGTACATCACGGCCTCGATCATCATCCAGCTGCTCACCGTGGTCATCCCGCGGTTCGAAGCGCTGAAGGAAGAGGGTCAGTCCGGCACCGCCAAGCTGACCCAGTACACCCGGTACCTCACCATCGGCCTCGCCGTGCTCCAGTCGACCACCTACGTGGCGATCTCGCGCACCCAGGGTGGCCTGTTCACCAACTGCTCCGAGACGCTGATCCCGAACGACAGCCTCTTCACCCTCGGCGTCATGGTGCTCACCATGACGGCCGGTACCGGCCTGATCATGTGGCTGGGTGAGCTGGTGACCGAAAAGGGCATCGGCAACGGCATGTCGCTGCTGATCTTCACCTCGATCGCGGCCTCGTTCCCCTCGGCCCTGTGGACGATCAAGACCCAGCGCGGCTTCAACACCTTCTTCCTGGTCATCGCCATCGGCTTGCTGATCATGGCGGCGGTCATCTTCGTCGAGCAGAGCCAGCGCCGGATTCCGGTGCAGTATGCCAAGCGGCAGGTCGGCCGGCGGGCCTACGGTGGCACCACGACGTACATCCCGATCAAGGTCAACATGGCCGGCGTGATCCCGGTGATCTTCGCGTCGTCCCTGCTCTATCTGCCCGCCCTGATCGCGCAGTTCCAGGGGCAGAACAGCACGGCCGGATGGGTGACCTGGATCAACGACCACCTGGTGCGTGGCGACCACCCGATCTACATCACGGCCTACTTCGTTCTGATCGTGTTCTTCACGTACTTCTACGTGGCGATCACCTTCAACCCCGACGAGGTCGCCGAGAACATGAAGAAGTACGGCGGCTTCATCCCCGGCATCCGCGCCGGGCGCCCCACCGCCGACTACCTGGAATATGTTCTGAGTCGCATTACTCTCGCTGGTGCTCTGTACCTGGGCATGGTGGCATTGGTCCCTCTGATCGCGCTGATCCTCGTCGATGCGAATCAGAACTTCCCCTTCGGCGGCACGTCCATCCTGATCGTCGTCGGAGTGGGGCTGGAGACGGTCAAGCAGATCGAGTCCCAGTTGCAGCAGCGTCACTACGAAGGGTTCCTGCGATGAGAGCGGTGCGTCGATGAGGCTTGTGATCCTCGGTCCTCCCGGCGCCGGAAAGGGCACGCAGGCCAAGAAGGTGGCCGCCCACTTCGGCATCCCGGCCATCTCGACCGGCGACATCTTCCGGCAGAACGTCGCCGACAAGACGCCGCTCGGCGTTCAGGTGGAAGAGATCATGAAATCCGGCAAGTACGTGCCGGACGAGGTGACCAACGAGATGGTCCGCAACCGTCTCCTGGAAGACGACGCGGCGGTCGGCTTTCTGCTCGACGGGTACCCGCGTACCGCGGCCCAGGTGGACGAGCTGGATTCGATGCTGGCAGCGGCGGGCACCAGGCTGGACACCGTCCTCGAGCTGACCGTCGACATGGACGAGGTGGTCACCCGGCTGCTGAAGCGTGCCGAGATCGAGGGCCGACCGGACGACACGGAAGACGTGATCCGGCACCGGCTCGAGGTCTACACGGAGCAGACCGCGCCGCTGGTGCACATCTACTCGGACCGTGACCTGCTCCAGCGGGTCGACGGCATGGGCGAGATCAGCGACGTCACCGGTCGGCTGCTGGCCGCCTGCGACGACTTCGCCGCCTAGAACCGCCCGCACAGGATCAGGAAGAAAGACGATGCTCGGTCGCGACCGGATTCAGTACAAGACGCCCGACCAGGTCAGGCTCATGCGGGCCGCCGGCCTGATCGTGGCCGACGCCCTGGACGCCGTGCGCGCGGCGCTGGCTCCTGGCCTGACCACAGGCGACCTGGACCGGATCGCGAACGAGCTGATCGTCGGGCGGGGCGCGACCCCGTCGTTCCTGAACTACGGCCACCCGCCCTACCCGGCCACCCTCTGCGTGTCGGTGAACGACGAGGTCGTGCACGGCATCCCGGGCAGCAAGGTGCTCAAGGCCGGCGACGTGGTGAGCATCGACTGCGGCGCCATCCTGAAGGGCTGGCACGGCGACTCGGCCTTCACCGCCGTGGTGCCCGGCGCCGGTGACGAGCGCACGCCGGAGCAGGTCAAGGCCGACCAAGACCTCATCGACACCACCGAGGAGTCGATGTGGCGGGGCATCGCCGCGATCGCGGCGGGGGACCGGCTGAACGCCGTCGGCATCGCCGTCGAGGACTTCGTCGGTGACCGGTTCGGGCTGGTCGAGGACTACGGCGGCCACGGCATCGGCACCGAGATGCACCAGGAACCGCACGTGCTGAACTACCGCACACGCGACCGCGGCCCCAAGCTGAAGCCGGGTATCTGCCTGGCGATCGAGCCGATGCTCACCGCCGGCGGCCCGGACACCAAGGTGCTCTCCGACGACTGGACGGTCGCCACGACCGACGGTGGCAAGGCCGCCCACTGGGAACACTCGGTGGCCCTGCTCGAAGACGGGCTCTGGGTGCTCACCGCCCGGGACGGTGGCGTGGCGAAACTGTCCGGTCTGGGTGCAAAAATTTCTGCCCTGGCCACAGAGGGGCAGTAGCTCGATTTCGCTGACCGGCGTGGTATCACGTAGACTTCTGCGTCGGCTCATGTGCTGAACTGCTTCGTCGCCTGGCACCGCCCGGCGACGGCCCGAGACAGCCTCAAGACGTCAGTCTGAGCCGTCTGGAGAAACGCCTGATCGTTGCCGGACCCGGAGCCATCGGGGCCGGGGAGCGGCCGGGCGCCGCGATGAACGATCGACAGGAAAAGCGGAGGACATGCCGAAGAAAGACGGCGTCATCGAAATCGAAGGCTCCGTGGTGGAGGCACTGCCGAACGCCATGTTCCGCGTGGAGCTTTCCAACGGACACAAGGTGCTCGCACACATCTCCGGCAAGATGCGTCAGCACTACATCCGGATCCTTCCGGAAGACCGGGTCGTGGTGGAACTCAGCCCGTACGACCTGTCCCGTGGGCGCATCGTCTACCGCTACAAGTGACATCTCCGCACCACCGCCTTAATTGCCAGCAGCCACGCCGATCCAACTAGCGGAAGCCACGATGAAGGTCAAGCCGAGCGTCAAGAAGATCTGCGACAAGTGCCGAGTGATCCGCCGTAACGGCCGGGTCATGGTGATCTGCGACAACGTGCGCCACAAGCAGCGCCAGGGCTGATTCAGCCCAGCAGCACCAGGCACCACCGCAGGATCTGAGCAGAACAGCAGCGCACGCCTCTGAGGCGCAGGGCGACACGCCCGACCTCGTGGGGCGATACCCCCGGGCCACCGGGCCGGGGACCCAGGCAGTGATCCAGCCAGGGAAGTGACGCTGCTCCACACCTGGTACTAGCAGAAGAGAGAACTCCTGCAATGGCACGTCTCGTCGGAGTCGACCTGCCCCGCGAAAAGCGGCTCGAGGTCGCCCTCACCTACATCTTCGGCGTCGGGAAGACCCGCGCGAAGGAAACCCTCACGGCCACCGGCCTGAGCGCTGACCTGCGCGTGCGTGAGCTCAGCGAAGAAGACCTCGTCAGCCTGCGCAACTACCTCGAGGGCAACTTCAAGCTCGAGGGTGACCTGCGCCGCGAGGTCGCCGCCGACATCCGCCGCAAGGTCGAGATCGGCTGCTACGAGGGCCTGCGCCACCGCCGTGGCCTGCCGGTCCGCGGTCAGCGCACCAAGACCAACGCCCGTACCCGCAAGGGTCCGAAGCGCACCGTTGCCGGCAAGAAGAAGGCCGGCAAGAAGTAGTCCCGCTCCAACCCCTGATCCAGGGTCCGGAGCACGGACCGACGACCTCAGCGCCATTCGTAGGAAGAGCTTTCAATGCCTCCCAAGTCACGCCAGTCCGCTGCGTCGCGCAAGCCGCGTCGCAAGGAGAAGAAGAACGTCGCTCACGGGCACGCCCACATCAAGAGCACGTTCAACAACACCATCGTCTCGATCACCGACCCGGTCGGTAATGTCATCGCCTGGGCCTCGTCGGGTCAGGTCGGCTTCAAGGGCTCGCGTAAGTCCACGCCGTTCGCCGCGCAGATGGCCGCCGAGGCTGCCGCCCGCCGCGCCCAGGAGCACGGCATGCGCAAGGTCGACGTCTTCGTGAAGGGCCCGGGCTCGGGCCGCGAGACCGCGATCCGCTCCCTCCAGGCCACCGGCCTCGAGGTCGGCTCGATCCAGGACGTCACGCCCACGCCGCACAACGGCTGCCGCCCGCCCAAGCGTCGCCGCGTCTAGTGCTTGAAGGGTGGCCCGTGTGAACGGGCCACCCGACCCGCCGGCCGGACAGAGGGTCGGCGGGACACCCCCAGCAGGCGTCATATAGCGGTCGCCTGTAGCGAAAGGGAAACCACCAGTGCTTATCGCACAGCGCCCCATCCTCGCCGAGGAAGCGGTCTCCGAGCACCGTTCCCGGTTCGTCATCGAGCCGCTGGAGCCGGGTTTCGGCTACACCCTCGGTAACTCGCTGCGCCGCACGCTGCTCTCGAGCATCCCGGGTGCCTCGGTCACGAGCATCCGCATCGACGGTGTGCTGCACGAGTTCACCACCGTGCCCGGTGTCAAGGAAGACGTCACCGAGCTCATCCTGAACATCAAGCGGCTGGTCGTCTCCTCGGAGCACGACGAGCCGATCGTGATGTACCTGCGCAAGCAGGGCCCGGGAACGGTCACCGCCGCGGACATCGCTCCGCCGGCCGGTGTCGAGGTGCACAACCCCGACCTTCACATCGCCACCCTGAACGGCAAGGGCAAGCTCGAGCTCGAGCTGACCGTCGAGCGCGGTCGTGGCTACGTGTCGGCCAACCAGAACAAGACCGGTGAGCAGGAGATCGGGCGCATCCCGATCGACTCCATCTACTCCCCGGTGCTGAAGGTCACGTACAAGGTCGAGGCGACTCGTGTCGAGCAGCGCACCGACTTCGACCGGCTGATCGTCGACGTCGAGACCAAGCCGTCGATGCAGCCGCGCGACGCCATGGCGAGCGCCGGCAAGACGCTGGTCGAACTGTTCGGCCTGGCCCGTGAGCTGAACCTCGAGGCCGAGGGCATCGACATGGGCCCGTCCCCGTCGGACGCCGCCCTGGCCGCTGACCTGGCTCTTCCGATCGAGGAGCTGGACCTCACGGTTCGGTCGTACAACTGCCTCAAGCGCGAGGGCATCCACACCGTGGGTGAGCTCGTCGGGCGCAGTGAGGCCGACCTGCTCGACATCCGGAACTTCGGTGCCAAGTCCATCGACGAGGTCAAGGCCAAGCTCCACGGCATGAGCCTCGCGCTGAAGGACAGCCCGCCCGGATTCGATCCCTCCCTCGTCGTCGACAGCTTCGGGGCGGACGACGACATGTCGTTCGCCGAGGACGAGCAGCTCTGACAACCCCATAACCCGGCGCGGGAGGCGAACGCCCGCGCCGGGTGCGCATCTCTAGGAGTTCACCGACATGCCCACGCCCACCAAGGGTCCCCGGCTCGGGGGTGGTCCCGCGCACGAGCGGCTGCTGCTCGCCAACCTCGCGGCCCAGCTGTTCACGCACAAGTCCATCACCACCACGCAGACGCGTGCGAAGCGCATGCAGCCGCTGGCTGAGCGCATGATCACGTTTGCGAAGCGCGGTGACCTGGCGGCCCGCCGCCGGGTGCTCCAGACGATCACGGACAAGGGCGTGGTGCACACGCTCTTCACCGAGATCGCTCCGGTGGTGGCCGAGCGCAAGGGTGGCTACACCCGGATCACGAAGATCGGCAACCGCAAGGGCGACAACGCGGCCATGGTCGTCATCGAGCTCGTTCTCGAGCCGCTGACCGCCGGTCAGGCCACCGTGCGTGAGGCCGAGGCCGCCACGGCCCGCGCCTCCCGCGGCAACCAGTCCGCCGCCGAGACCGCTGCCGAGAAGGCCGAGGACGCCAAGGCCGCCGGTGACGCCGAGGCCGCTGTCGACGCCGCCGCCGAGGCCGAGGCTGCTGCCGACGCCGAGGGCACCGCGGACGCGGAGGCTGCTGCCGAGGTTGCCGAAGAGGCCGCCAGCGACGCTGTCGACGGCAA harbors:
- the infA gene encoding translation initiation factor IF-1 yields the protein MPKKDGVIEIEGSVVEALPNAMFRVELSNGHKVLAHISGKMRQHYIRILPEDRVVVELSPYDLSRGRIVYRYK
- the rpsE gene encoding 30S ribosomal protein S5, which codes for MAGPQRRGPGGNNNSGGPNSGGENSGGGGRRGGRDRDNRGGRDGGQDKNQFVERVVTINRVAKVVKGGRRFSFTALVVVGDGDGTVGVGYGKAKEVPAAIAKGVEEAKKAFFKVPRIQGTIPHPSQGEEAAGVVLLRPASPGTGVIAGGPVRAVLECAGIHDVLSKSLGSDNAINVVHATVAALRGLERPEEVAARRGLPLEDVAPVALLRARAAGVAG
- the rplR gene encoding 50S ribosomal protein L18, coding for MAIGVKRSGGGSVRNKQAARTRRHLRVRKQLRGSTERPRLVVKRSARHVFVQIVDDTVGKTLASASTLEADLRALDGDKTAKARKVGELVGERAKAAGVSAVVFDRGGNKYHGRVAAIADGAREAGLVL
- the rplQ gene encoding 50S ribosomal protein L17, with protein sequence MPTPTKGPRLGGGPAHERLLLANLAAQLFTHKSITTTQTRAKRMQPLAERMITFAKRGDLAARRRVLQTITDKGVVHTLFTEIAPVVAERKGGYTRITKIGNRKGDNAAMVVIELVLEPLTAGQATVREAEAATARASRGNQSAAETAAEKAEDAKAAGDAEAAVDAAAEAEAAADAEGTADAEAAAEVAEEAASDAVDGKK
- the rpsH gene encoding 30S ribosomal protein S8, with protein sequence MVMTDPIADMLTRVRNANSAYHDQTQMPYSKLKQKVAELLQAEGYISSWEVADAEVGKTLTVKLKFGPNRERSIAGLRRISKPGLRVYAKSTNLPRVLGGLGVAILSTSSGLMTDKQAKQKGVGGEVLAYVW
- a CDS encoding adenylate kinase; the encoded protein is MRLVILGPPGAGKGTQAKKVAAHFGIPAISTGDIFRQNVADKTPLGVQVEEIMKSGKYVPDEVTNEMVRNRLLEDDAAVGFLLDGYPRTAAQVDELDSMLAAAGTRLDTVLELTVDMDEVVTRLLKRAEIEGRPDDTEDVIRHRLEVYTEQTAPLVHIYSDRDLLQRVDGMGEISDVTGRLLAACDDFAA
- the rpmD gene encoding 50S ribosomal protein L30, producing the protein MAQIKVTQVKSKIGGKQNQRDSLRSLGLKRIGDTVVKEDRPEIRGMVNTVRHLVTVEEVD
- the rplF gene encoding 50S ribosomal protein L6, giving the protein MSRIGRLPITVPAGVDVTLDGADVTVKGPKGTLTHTVAAPITVAREDDGTVKVTRPDDERTSRALHGLTRTLIANMVTGVTDGYVKKLEIVGTGYRVQAKGSNLEFALGYSHSITIEPPAGITFAVEGPTKFSVSGIDKQAVGEVAANLRSLRKPDPYKGKGVRYADEVIKRKVGKAGKK
- the rpmJ gene encoding 50S ribosomal protein L36, with the protein product MKVKPSVKKICDKCRVIRRNGRVMVICDNVRHKQRQG
- the rpsM gene encoding 30S ribosomal protein S13; this translates as MARLVGVDLPREKRLEVALTYIFGVGKTRAKETLTATGLSADLRVRELSEEDLVSLRNYLEGNFKLEGDLRREVAADIRRKVEIGCYEGLRHRRGLPVRGQRTKTNARTRKGPKRTVAGKKKAGKK
- the rpsK gene encoding 30S ribosomal protein S11; amino-acid sequence: MPPKSRQSAASRKPRRKEKKNVAHGHAHIKSTFNNTIVSITDPVGNVIAWASSGQVGFKGSRKSTPFAAQMAAEAAARRAQEHGMRKVDVFVKGPGSGRETAIRSLQATGLEVGSIQDVTPTPHNGCRPPKRRRV
- the rplO gene encoding 50S ribosomal protein L15, whose protein sequence is MAEGQREHALKVHHLRPAPGAKTAKTRVGRGEGSKGKTAGRGTKGTKARYQVPARFEGGQMPLHMRLPKLRGFKNPFRTEYQVVNLDKLGSLFPDGGSVTVADLVAKGAVREGHLVKVLGDGEISVALNVSANKFSASAKEKLAAAGGSATEL
- the map gene encoding type I methionyl aminopeptidase, with protein sequence MLGRDRIQYKTPDQVRLMRAAGLIVADALDAVRAALAPGLTTGDLDRIANELIVGRGATPSFLNYGHPPYPATLCVSVNDEVVHGIPGSKVLKAGDVVSIDCGAILKGWHGDSAFTAVVPGAGDERTPEQVKADQDLIDTTEESMWRGIAAIAAGDRLNAVGIAVEDFVGDRFGLVEDYGGHGIGTEMHQEPHVLNYRTRDRGPKLKPGICLAIEPMLTAGGPDTKVLSDDWTVATTDGGKAAHWEHSVALLEDGLWVLTARDGGVAKLSGLGAKISALATEGQ
- the secY gene encoding preprotein translocase subunit SecY, encoding MLTAFFRAFRTPDLRRKIFFTVAIMALFRFGSYIPTPGIDYAAVQRCIDLSSNSDSTGLYALVNLFSGGALLQLSIFALGIMPYITASIIIQLLTVVIPRFEALKEEGQSGTAKLTQYTRYLTIGLAVLQSTTYVAISRTQGGLFTNCSETLIPNDSLFTLGVMVLTMTAGTGLIMWLGELVTEKGIGNGMSLLIFTSIAASFPSALWTIKTQRGFNTFFLVIAIGLLIMAAVIFVEQSQRRIPVQYAKRQVGRRAYGGTTTYIPIKVNMAGVIPVIFASSLLYLPALIAQFQGQNSTAGWVTWINDHLVRGDHPIYITAYFVLIVFFTYFYVAITFNPDEVAENMKKYGGFIPGIRAGRPTADYLEYVLSRITLAGALYLGMVALVPLIALILVDANQNFPFGGTSILIVVGVGLETVKQIESQLQQRHYEGFLR
- a CDS encoding DNA-directed RNA polymerase subunit alpha, which produces MLIAQRPILAEEAVSEHRSRFVIEPLEPGFGYTLGNSLRRTLLSSIPGASVTSIRIDGVLHEFTTVPGVKEDVTELILNIKRLVVSSEHDEPIVMYLRKQGPGTVTAADIAPPAGVEVHNPDLHIATLNGKGKLELELTVERGRGYVSANQNKTGEQEIGRIPIDSIYSPVLKVTYKVEATRVEQRTDFDRLIVDVETKPSMQPRDAMASAGKTLVELFGLARELNLEAEGIDMGPSPSDAALAADLALPIEELDLTVRSYNCLKREGIHTVGELVGRSEADLLDIRNFGAKSIDEVKAKLHGMSLALKDSPPGFDPSLVVDSFGADDDMSFAEDEQL